From Humisphaera borealis, the proteins below share one genomic window:
- a CDS encoding PVC-type heme-binding CxxCH protein — translation MFAVMILLGLAAIGVRAAPVTLVAPTEKLSPQQQQATFKLPPGFKIQLVAAEPDIAKPMNIAFDDRGRLWVTDTLEYPWPAEAGKGRDSVKVLSDFGDDGRAKKVTTFVSGLNIPLGVLPIGDADGKSSAIVYSIPEIRRYHDTDGDGKSDKSEKLLGGFGNVDTHGMTNNFVRGFDGYVYANHGFRNDSVVTGTDGSTITMNSGNTYRFAPDGTKVRFHARGQVNPFGLAFDPLGNLYSADCHTRPQYLLLRGAVYPSFGKPDDGLGFGPEMCPHGHGSTGIAGTMVYAAEQFPEEYRGNLFNGNPVTNTINRDKIERTGSTPRAVEQPEFLTSSDPWFRPVQVKLGPDGAMYIADFYNKIIGHYEVDLKHPGRDRTSGRIWRVVYKGDATTAPPPKMPDMSKASPEELVTLLGGNNLTVALSALNRLADEGPAKSESAVRAAFAANANDHVVRRIGSMWVLARWGKLTPDELVRVAQDRHPAIRLHAMRVLSEQTSLTDSERTAAVEALKDGISLVRRAATEALALHPHATAIAPLLKAAADTDPADTHLAHALKIAMREQLSHTDYLTNPEVAALSRENRVRLLEVALGVQSPQAGAYAAASVASDSLPAPLAARALRHAVQFAVDDASIERIAATAQSTFAGDFDLQLDALENIRTALQARGGPTPESVRTWATKVVEQVLRPSAGSTDAALAWASRPIDPAAPKFDDPWTPQSRKCADGVSADFWSSLPKGETLTGVLRSKPFSAPPKLSLWIAGHNGLPASKDPVKNLVRLVDAASGEVLAEAPAARNDTAKQTTWDLSKVAGRQVAIEAVDADTRTAYAWIAFGRIEPAVASIPPSGQDLRKRLGRAVDLAGAMKVQSAADPVRTLLMSASADVALRVSAARAIAAIDPAGAVQPIVAVLNDPAAPPALRLGFAAALGNVRDPAAAPAMLTAITVAPQNVQKSLALAMSGTRQGADALMGAIGAGKASPRLLLDKTVRDKLRAAGVDDLDNRVAALTKGLPDADAAVQKLIDDRIAEYKGAKASAERGKAVFLKNCAACHRVGNDGAQIGPQLDGVGKRGVDRTIEDILDPSRNVDGAFRYSVLTLDDGDVITGLQRRIDGQTTVFADAQGKEFAIASKRIVKRAESQLSLMPANWGELMTPDEFADLVAFLMKP, via the coding sequence ATGTTCGCCGTAATGATCCTCCTCGGCCTCGCGGCGATCGGCGTTCGTGCCGCGCCGGTCACGCTGGTCGCCCCCACCGAAAAACTCTCGCCCCAGCAGCAGCAGGCGACGTTTAAACTTCCGCCGGGCTTTAAAATCCAGCTCGTCGCCGCCGAACCCGACATCGCCAAGCCGATGAACATCGCGTTCGACGACCGTGGCCGGCTCTGGGTGACCGACACCCTCGAATACCCCTGGCCCGCCGAAGCCGGCAAAGGCCGCGACAGCGTGAAAGTGCTGTCCGATTTCGGCGATGACGGCCGGGCAAAGAAGGTCACGACCTTTGTCAGTGGGTTGAACATTCCCCTGGGCGTGCTGCCGATCGGCGACGCAGACGGAAAGTCCAGTGCCATCGTCTACTCCATCCCCGAAATCCGCCGCTACCACGACACCGACGGCGACGGGAAATCCGACAAGAGCGAAAAGCTGCTCGGCGGGTTCGGCAACGTCGACACCCACGGCATGACGAACAACTTCGTCCGCGGCTTCGACGGCTACGTCTACGCCAACCATGGCTTTCGCAACGATTCAGTCGTCACCGGCACCGACGGCTCGACGATCACCATGAACTCGGGCAACACCTACCGGTTCGCCCCTGACGGGACAAAGGTCCGGTTTCACGCCCGCGGGCAGGTCAACCCGTTCGGGCTGGCGTTCGACCCTCTCGGAAATCTCTATTCGGCGGATTGCCATACCCGCCCGCAGTACCTGCTCCTGCGCGGCGCGGTCTATCCGAGTTTCGGCAAGCCTGACGACGGCCTGGGCTTCGGCCCGGAGATGTGCCCGCACGGCCACGGCTCGACGGGCATTGCCGGCACGATGGTCTATGCCGCCGAGCAGTTTCCCGAGGAGTACCGTGGCAATCTGTTCAACGGGAATCCGGTAACGAATACCATCAACCGCGACAAGATCGAACGAACCGGTAGCACACCGCGAGCCGTCGAGCAGCCGGAGTTTCTTACCAGTAGCGACCCCTGGTTCCGCCCCGTACAAGTGAAGCTGGGCCCCGATGGCGCGATGTACATTGCCGACTTTTACAACAAGATCATCGGGCACTATGAGGTCGATCTAAAACACCCCGGCCGCGACCGCACCAGCGGGCGCATCTGGCGGGTCGTCTACAAAGGAGACGCCACCACGGCCCCGCCGCCCAAGATGCCCGATATGTCCAAGGCGTCGCCGGAAGAGCTTGTCACGCTGCTGGGGGGCAACAATCTGACGGTGGCGCTGTCGGCGTTGAATCGTCTTGCCGACGAAGGGCCGGCCAAGTCGGAGTCTGCGGTGCGCGCCGCATTCGCGGCAAATGCGAACGACCACGTCGTCCGAAGAATCGGTTCAATGTGGGTGCTCGCCCGCTGGGGTAAGTTGACACCGGATGAACTCGTTCGAGTCGCCCAGGACCGCCACCCGGCGATTCGCCTGCATGCGATGCGTGTTTTGTCGGAGCAGACGTCGTTGACCGACAGCGAGCGCACTGCCGCGGTTGAGGCACTCAAGGACGGCATTTCCCTCGTCCGCCGGGCGGCGACCGAGGCCTTGGCGCTTCATCCTCATGCGACGGCGATCGCGCCATTGCTCAAAGCCGCCGCCGATACCGACCCCGCCGACACCCACCTCGCTCACGCCCTGAAGATCGCAATGCGGGAGCAGCTATCGCACACCGACTACCTCACAAATCCGGAGGTGGCGGCGCTTTCCAGGGAAAATCGCGTTCGACTGCTGGAGGTCGCGCTCGGCGTGCAGTCGCCGCAGGCTGGTGCGTACGCGGCGGCAAGTGTGGCGAGCGACTCACTCCCGGCACCGCTGGCCGCCCGCGCGTTGCGACATGCCGTGCAGTTCGCCGTCGACGACGCCTCCATCGAGCGCATCGCCGCGACCGCGCAGTCCACATTCGCCGGCGACTTCGACCTGCAGCTCGACGCGCTGGAGAACATCCGAACCGCGCTCCAGGCCCGCGGCGGACCGACGCCGGAATCGGTGCGGACATGGGCGACGAAGGTCGTCGAGCAGGTACTGCGTCCGTCTGCGGGCTCGACCGATGCCGCGCTCGCCTGGGCCAGCCGGCCGATCGATCCTGCCGCGCCGAAGTTTGACGACCCCTGGACACCGCAGTCGCGCAAGTGTGCTGATGGCGTCTCGGCCGACTTCTGGAGCAGCCTGCCGAAGGGGGAGACGCTGACCGGCGTTCTGCGATCCAAGCCCTTCTCCGCTCCTCCGAAACTGTCGCTATGGATCGCCGGTCACAACGGTTTGCCGGCATCGAAGGACCCGGTCAAGAACCTCGTCCGGCTGGTGGATGCCGCGAGCGGCGAGGTGCTCGCTGAAGCGCCGGCTGCGCGGAACGACACCGCAAAGCAGACGACCTGGGATCTGTCCAAAGTCGCCGGCCGGCAGGTGGCGATCGAAGCCGTGGACGCCGACACGCGCACCGCTTACGCCTGGATCGCGTTCGGCCGGATCGAGCCGGCCGTCGCATCGATCCCGCCTTCCGGTCAGGACCTTCGCAAGCGGCTCGGCCGGGCCGTTGACCTGGCCGGCGCGATGAAGGTGCAATCGGCCGCCGATCCGGTGCGAACCCTACTGATGTCGGCGTCGGCCGATGTGGCCCTTCGGGTCTCGGCGGCTCGGGCGATCGCCGCGATCGACCCCGCCGGCGCGGTGCAACCGATCGTCGCCGTGCTGAACGACCCCGCCGCGCCGCCGGCGCTTCGCTTGGGGTTTGCCGCCGCGCTGGGCAACGTTCGCGATCCCGCCGCCGCCCCGGCGATGCTGACGGCGATCACCGTCGCGCCGCAGAACGTGCAGAAGTCGCTGGCGCTGGCAATGTCCGGCACGCGGCAGGGGGCTGACGCGCTCATGGGCGCGATCGGCGCCGGCAAGGCGTCTCCCCGCCTGCTGCTCGACAAGACCGTTCGCGACAAGCTTCGCGCCGCCGGCGTGGACGATCTCGACAACCGCGTGGCCGCGCTGACCAAAGGCCTCCCCGACGCCGATGCCGCCGTGCAGAAACTGATCGACGACCGAATCGCCGAGTACAAGGGTGCGAAGGCGTCCGCCGAGCGCGGCAAGGCGGTCTTCCTGAAGAACTGTGCCGCGTGCCATCGCGTCGGCAACGATGGCGCGCAGATCGGCCCGCAGCTGGACGGTGTCGGCAAGCGCGGCGTCGATCGCACGATCGAAGACATCCTCGATCCCAGCCGCAATGTCGACGGTGCGTTCCGCTACAGCGTGCTGACGCTGGACGACGGCGACGTCATCACCGGCCTGCAACGCCGGATCGACGGTCAGACCACCGTGTTCGCCGATGCCCAGGGCAAGGAGTTTGCGATCGCATCCAAGCGCATCGTGAAGCGAGCCGAATCGCAGTTGTCGCTCATGCCCGCCAACTGGGGCGAACTGATGACGCCCGACGAGTTCGCCGATCTGGTGGCGTTTCTGATGAAGCCGTGA
- a CDS encoding DUF1552 domain-containing protein, whose translation MATHHYSRRTFLRGAGVVMALPWLESRCVWGDEPGKARPASEAPVRLAVLFSGNGFHSKEWWARGEGKAMELGKVLAPLQDFRERMLFVRGLFHAEARKGNIHSSQTGNILSGAPIASGGDIRSGTSFDQLLAQTYGRSTRVPSLVLGCERSNPAVHKNYSMLYSSHISWSSPTTPTPLELYPALAFDRLFKDESTPGDRSVLDAVMNDARDLRRGISTSDQRKLDEYLDSVRDVETRIENAGKRGELQGWRPTLDKPNIQRPADGIPQDIAEHMHIMCDLMVLGFQTDATRITTLKLNNDHSALRFPNLPSVQQVGHGIDYMIHHLLSHSDGQDWMKVNQFFMEQTAYVARRLDAIQEGPRTLLDNTMLMHCSSMMAGARHDNDQLPVIVLGGGGGRIKGGRVLDYKDKPERQLCRLFMSMMDKMDVRPKSFGDAKMALEDL comes from the coding sequence ATGGCCACCCACCACTACTCGCGTCGAACCTTCCTTCGTGGCGCCGGCGTCGTGATGGCGTTGCCCTGGCTCGAATCGAGATGTGTCTGGGGCGATGAACCCGGCAAAGCCAGGCCGGCCAGCGAAGCGCCGGTCCGGCTCGCGGTCCTTTTTTCGGGCAACGGGTTCCATTCCAAGGAATGGTGGGCCAGGGGTGAGGGCAAGGCAATGGAACTGGGGAAGGTGCTGGCACCCCTGCAGGATTTTCGGGAAAGGATGCTGTTCGTCCGCGGCCTGTTTCACGCCGAGGCGCGCAAGGGGAACATCCACAGTTCCCAGACCGGCAATATTCTCTCGGGTGCGCCGATCGCCTCCGGCGGCGACATCCGATCCGGAACCAGCTTCGATCAGCTGCTCGCTCAAACCTACGGCCGCTCGACCCGGGTGCCGAGCCTGGTGCTAGGGTGCGAACGATCAAACCCGGCGGTTCACAAGAACTACTCTATGCTCTACAGCTCGCACATCTCGTGGAGCTCGCCGACCACGCCAACGCCGCTGGAGCTCTACCCTGCGCTGGCGTTCGACCGGCTCTTCAAGGACGAATCGACGCCCGGCGACAGGAGCGTGCTCGACGCGGTGATGAATGACGCCCGCGACCTGCGGCGGGGTATCAGCACCAGCGACCAACGCAAGCTGGATGAATATCTCGATTCCGTGCGCGACGTGGAGACACGCATCGAAAACGCGGGCAAGCGCGGTGAGCTACAAGGCTGGCGACCCACGCTCGACAAGCCCAACATCCAGCGTCCCGCCGACGGCATTCCTCAGGATATCGCCGAGCATATGCACATCATGTGCGACCTGATGGTCCTCGGATTCCAGACCGACGCCACCCGCATCACGACGCTGAAGCTCAACAACGATCATAGCGCCCTGAGGTTCCCCAACCTGCCCAGCGTCCAGCAGGTCGGTCATGGCATCGATTACATGATCCATCACCTGCTGTCGCACAGTGACGGCCAGGATTGGATGAAGGTCAACCAGTTCTTCATGGAGCAGACGGCGTACGTTGCCCGCCGGCTCGACGCCATCCAGGAAGGCCCCCGCACCCTGCTCGACAACACGATGCTGATGCATTGCTCCAGCATGATGGCCGGGGCACGACACGACAACGATCAGCTGCCGGTGATCGTGCTCGGCGGAGGTGGCGGGCGCATCAAGGGCGGCCGCGTACTCGATTACAAAGACAAACCCGAACGCCAGCTCTGTCGCCTCTTCATGTCCATGATGGACAAGATGGACGTGCGGCCCAAGTCCTTCGGCGATGCGAAGATGGCCTTGGAAGATCTGTAG
- a CDS encoding DUF1592 domain-containing protein: MPRTCGVRLILSIPGLLCVWPTWAAEGVAVSFEEKIRPLLTERCITCHSTEKQKGELDLERFVSIADARKEPAIWQNVLDQIASGEMPPRKEPQLLAEQKTLLITWAKGTLDQIALANAGDPGPVAIRRLSNVEYTNTLRDLTGIDALDPAREFPADGAAGEGFTNASAALVMSPALVSKYLDAAKEIAGHAVLLPDGIRFSARTTPRDWTDESLGQIRAFYSRFSGTGNATAVNLQGVKFDTNAGGRLPVEQYVAALLHERESLRAGQKTVADVSKGHSLNPKYTAILWAALNDTKPSLVLEGVRTRFRDAPANDASAVVSAISAWQQSLWRFSSIGHIGKVNGPKGWQEAVSPVAAQHELRLKLTPPKDRGDEKVYLSITQVFHDGPKGSVLWDQLRLVTKGGKDLLLRDIPGVLPSAVLVQSVPLIELSIPAAAIKETELVATVKLAGDCDPEAAIQVQMLAAKPAEVPGLSASNARSGNAPGQWSDNNLRTSHSAPILAHDASAAAKRLAAAFDDFRRVFPVALCYTKIVPVDEVVTLTLFYREDDQLRRLMLDDEQSAALDRMWSELRFVSESPLKQVDAFDQLWQFATQDAKPEAFEPMREPIRREAEAFRKLAIEVEPRHVQAVIDFADRAWRRPLAVVEQDELRSLYRKLRDQTLPHPTAVRLLIARVLVAPAFLYKAEKTNPGVTATPVSDEELASRLSYFLWSSCPDDELRRVAASGRLHEPEILVRQTRRMLKDAKVRRLATEFGCQWLGIRDLDTLNEKSERHFPTFLALRGAMQEEAIRYFADLFQEDRSVVSLIDADHSFMNGDLARHYGLIPATNDWRRIDGIRARGRGGVLGFAGTLARQAGASRTSPILRGNWVSEVLLGEKLPRPPKGVPVLPEEAPNGLTERQLIERHSSDASCAKCHQRIDPFGFALEGFDAIGRARTKDAADLPIDTHTRLPNGRELDGLSGLRNYILTERRDDFLRQFARKLLGYALGRSVQLSDQPLLDTMLVDLKSKDDKVGVVVERIVLSRQFREIRGRDLATGN; the protein is encoded by the coding sequence ATGCCACGCACTTGTGGCGTTCGACTGATTCTTTCGATACCCGGACTGCTCTGCGTCTGGCCGACCTGGGCGGCTGAGGGTGTTGCCGTTTCGTTTGAAGAGAAGATCCGACCGCTTCTGACTGAGCGGTGTATCACCTGTCACTCCACGGAAAAGCAGAAAGGCGAACTGGATCTGGAGCGGTTCGTCTCGATTGCCGACGCCAGGAAAGAGCCGGCGATCTGGCAGAACGTTCTGGACCAGATCGCCAGTGGCGAAATGCCGCCGAGGAAGGAGCCGCAGCTATTGGCAGAGCAGAAGACGCTGTTAATCACCTGGGCCAAGGGGACGCTTGATCAGATTGCACTGGCGAATGCCGGCGACCCCGGGCCGGTCGCGATTCGACGACTCTCGAATGTCGAATACACCAACACCCTGCGTGACCTGACCGGCATCGATGCTCTCGACCCGGCCAGAGAGTTCCCCGCAGACGGGGCGGCGGGTGAAGGGTTCACCAACGCCAGTGCGGCGCTGGTGATGTCGCCGGCGCTGGTTTCAAAGTATCTCGACGCCGCGAAAGAGATCGCGGGTCACGCCGTGTTACTGCCCGATGGGATTCGCTTTTCGGCAAGGACTACGCCACGGGATTGGACCGACGAGTCGCTGGGTCAGATCAGGGCGTTTTACTCGCGCTTCAGCGGCACAGGCAATGCGACCGCCGTGAATCTGCAGGGTGTAAAGTTCGATACCAATGCCGGCGGACGTCTGCCCGTAGAGCAATACGTTGCGGCGCTTCTGCACGAACGAGAGTCGCTGCGAGCGGGACAAAAAACCGTCGCCGACGTCTCCAAGGGTCACTCGCTGAACCCAAAGTACACGGCGATCCTTTGGGCTGCCCTGAATGACACCAAGCCGTCACTCGTGCTGGAGGGAGTTCGAACACGCTTCCGCGACGCGCCGGCGAATGACGCAAGCGCGGTCGTATCGGCCATCAGTGCCTGGCAGCAATCGCTTTGGCGATTTTCCAGCATAGGTCACATCGGCAAGGTCAACGGTCCGAAGGGGTGGCAGGAAGCGGTGTCGCCCGTTGCGGCACAGCATGAGCTGCGGCTGAAACTCACCCCTCCGAAAGATCGCGGCGACGAGAAGGTCTATCTTTCGATCACGCAGGTGTTCCACGACGGCCCCAAGGGCTCCGTCCTTTGGGATCAACTTCGGCTGGTCACCAAAGGTGGCAAGGACTTACTACTACGCGATATTCCCGGCGTCCTGCCTTCGGCCGTCCTGGTGCAGTCGGTGCCGCTGATTGAGCTCAGCATACCGGCGGCCGCGATCAAGGAGACTGAACTGGTCGCGACGGTAAAGTTGGCCGGGGATTGTGATCCCGAGGCGGCGATCCAGGTTCAAATGCTCGCCGCGAAGCCCGCCGAGGTACCGGGGCTGTCTGCAAGTAATGCCCGATCCGGTAACGCTCCCGGGCAATGGTCGGATAACAACCTTCGCACGTCTCATTCGGCACCGATCCTGGCACATGATGCGTCCGCGGCGGCGAAGCGCCTCGCGGCGGCATTTGACGACTTTCGCCGGGTCTTTCCTGTCGCACTCTGCTACACCAAGATCGTCCCCGTGGATGAAGTGGTGACGCTTACCCTTTTCTACCGCGAAGACGATCAACTCCGGCGGCTCATGCTCGACGACGAACAGTCGGCCGCCCTCGATCGGATGTGGAGCGAACTGCGATTTGTCAGCGAATCGCCTTTGAAGCAGGTCGATGCCTTCGATCAACTCTGGCAGTTCGCAACGCAGGACGCAAAACCTGAGGCGTTCGAGCCGATGCGGGAGCCGATTCGGCGGGAGGCCGAGGCGTTTCGGAAGCTCGCGATCGAAGTCGAGCCGCGACACGTACAGGCGGTGATCGATTTCGCCGACCGGGCCTGGCGCCGGCCCCTTGCGGTCGTAGAGCAGGACGAGCTGCGAAGCCTATACCGGAAATTGCGCGACCAGACATTGCCGCACCCCACGGCCGTCCGGCTGTTGATTGCCCGGGTTCTGGTCGCGCCGGCGTTTCTCTACAAGGCTGAAAAGACGAACCCTGGTGTCACGGCTACGCCGGTTAGCGATGAAGAACTGGCCAGCCGACTCAGCTACTTCCTCTGGTCGTCCTGCCCGGATGACGAGTTGCGACGGGTCGCGGCGTCGGGGCGATTGCATGAACCGGAGATCCTCGTCCGGCAGACTCGCCGAATGCTGAAGGATGCGAAGGTCCGCCGACTGGCAACCGAGTTCGGTTGCCAGTGGCTGGGTATTCGCGACCTCGACACTCTGAATGAAAAGAGCGAACGGCACTTTCCAACGTTCCTTGCGCTCCGCGGTGCCATGCAGGAAGAAGCGATCCGCTACTTCGCTGACCTGTTTCAGGAAGACCGCTCCGTGGTGTCACTGATCGACGCTGACCACAGTTTCATGAACGGCGACCTTGCCCGGCACTATGGCTTGATACCCGCGACCAACGACTGGCGGCGGATCGATGGGATTCGCGCTCGTGGCCGTGGCGGCGTGCTGGGGTTCGCCGGTACGCTGGCCCGGCAGGCCGGCGCGTCGCGCACCAGCCCCATCCTGCGGGGCAACTGGGTCAGCGAAGTGCTGCTCGGCGAGAAGCTGCCCCGCCCGCCCAAGGGCGTGCCCGTCCTGCCCGAGGAAGCGCCCAATGGCCTGACCGAACGCCAACTGATCGAGCGCCACAGCAGCGACGCCTCGTGCGCAAAGTGCCACCAGAGGATTGATCCATTCGGGTTCGCACTGGAAGGGTTCGATGCAATCGGCCGTGCCCGAACGAAGGACGCCGCCGATTTGCCCATCGACACGCACACCCGACTTCCGAACGGTCGTGAGTTGGACGGGCTTTCCGGCCTGCGGAACTACATCCTGACAGAGCGGCGGGATGACTTCCTTCGACAGTTCGCCCGCAAGCTCCTGGGCTATGCACTCGGACGAAGCGTGCAACTCTCGGATCAGCCGCTTCTTGATACAATGCTTGTTGATCTGAAGTCGAAGGACGACAAGGTGGGTGTCGTCGTCGAGCGTATCGTGCTGAGCCGGCAGTTCCGTGAGATCCGCGGACGTGACCTTGCCACCGGCAATTGA
- a CDS encoding choice-of-anchor Q domain-containing protein, with product MKATTKQPGRTMNLASLVTRRAAWLEPLENRLLFSTYTVTTLGDAADTITPNGVGKFNTTTLRAAITAANAHAGADTINFAAAMSGTINLDKALPQIADTLTLAGPAAAKLTVQRGVAATTDFSIFQVRAGKTSTISGLTIAGGTGTFITDEFGNAFSAGGGILNHGTLTLTNSILSGNSAGSRHSSVAGYGGGIYNTGLLTVITSTLSDNSSATYGGGIHNSGTATVTHSILSGNSAEFEGGAIDNSGGTATVRNSTFSGNTAEEHGGGIYNSDGKLSVSKSTLSGNSAASNGGGISNWGGTLSVSKSTFADNVAQAGGGIDNSNGTAVVTNSMLLRNYADHGSGGGISNYGGTLTLTSSVLANNSAQDIGGGIYNLLGTLVVTSSTISGNSANEGGGGIWSNSLYFATLTVANSTFFGNSARYGGGIYNEYEGNLTVSGSTLSGNSAEYEGGGFYNNSGTLTASNSLIVGNVLKGKATPSNITGTLDSISSYNLIGTGGAGELLNGVNGNKVGVTPAQLKLGPLASNGGPTQTMALLPGSIAINAGSNAKAIGPDGKPLATDQRGTGFARIVGGTVDVGAFEVQSPAVTGKGSVAGIVFKDLNGNRIQDAGETGLKGWLVWADLNKDGRLNYNEPRTVTNSAGKYTLANVPAGYQILRLEKRAGWQQTMPRGGGAHGPTILTGKLITGWHFGLKPILG from the coding sequence ATGAAAGCGACAACGAAACAACCCGGCCGGACGATGAACCTGGCTTCGCTCGTTACCCGCCGAGCCGCTTGGCTGGAACCGTTGGAGAACCGCCTGCTCTTCAGCACCTATACGGTGACCACGCTCGGCGACGCCGCAGACACGATCACTCCCAACGGCGTCGGCAAGTTCAACACCACCACGCTTCGCGCTGCCATAACCGCTGCGAATGCTCACGCTGGAGCTGACACGATCAACTTCGCCGCCGCGATGTCGGGAACGATCAACCTGGACAAGGCATTACCGCAGATCGCCGATACGCTGACGCTCGCAGGGCCCGCCGCTGCGAAGCTAACAGTACAGCGAGGCGTGGCTGCAACGACCGACTTCTCGATCTTCCAAGTCCGTGCCGGCAAGACGTCGACGATCTCCGGACTGACCATCGCTGGCGGTACGGGGACCTTCATAACCGACGAGTTCGGAAATGCGTTCAGTGCCGGCGGCGGCATCTTGAACCACGGCACGCTAACCCTGACCAACAGTATCCTTTCCGGCAATTCGGCAGGGTCCCGCCACTCTTCCGTCGCCGGCTACGGCGGCGGCATCTACAACACCGGTTTACTGACTGTGATCACCAGCACCCTCTCCGACAATTCGTCGGCGACCTACGGCGGCGGCATCCACAATTCCGGCACGGCGACAGTGACCCACAGCATACTCTCCGGCAATTCGGCAGAGTTCGAGGGAGGTGCCATCGACAACTCCGGCGGGACAGCGACCGTAAGGAACAGCACTTTCTCCGGCAATACGGCCGAAGAGCATGGCGGCGGGATCTACAACTCGGACGGCAAACTGTCCGTGAGCAAAAGCACCCTCTCCGGCAATTCCGCAGCGAGCAACGGCGGCGGAATCTCCAATTGGGGCGGCACACTGTCCGTGAGCAAAAGCACCTTTGCTGATAATGTGGCGCAAGCAGGTGGCGGAATAGACAACTCCAACGGGACGGCGGTCGTCACCAACAGCATGCTTCTCCGCAATTACGCTGACCATGGCAGCGGCGGTGGAATCTCCAACTATGGCGGCACGCTAACCCTTACCAGCAGCGTCCTCGCCAACAATTCAGCGCAAGACATCGGTGGCGGAATTTACAACCTCCTAGGCACACTGGTCGTTACCAGTAGCACCATTTCTGGCAACTCGGCGAACGAAGGCGGAGGTGGCATCTGGAGCAATAGCCTCTACTTTGCCACGCTCACCGTGGCCAACAGCACCTTCTTCGGTAACTCAGCTCGGTACGGGGGCGGTATCTACAACGAATATGAGGGCAACCTGACCGTTTCTGGCAGCACGCTTTCCGGGAATTCGGCGGAGTACGAAGGCGGTGGCTTTTACAACAACAGCGGCACCTTGACGGCGAGCAATAGCCTTATTGTCGGCAACGTCCTGAAGGGAAAAGCGACACCCAGCAACATCACGGGCACCCTCGATTCCATAAGTTCCTACAACCTCATCGGCACCGGCGGGGCCGGTGAACTGCTCAACGGCGTCAACGGCAACAAGGTTGGCGTCACCCCCGCCCAGCTCAAGCTCGGCCCCCTCGCGAGCAACGGCGGCCCGACGCAAACCATGGCCCTGCTCCCCGGGAGCATTGCCATCAACGCCGGCTCCAACGCTAAAGCCATTGGCCCCGACGGCAAACCCCTCGCCACCGATCAGCGCGGCACCGGCTTTGCCCGCATCGTCGGCGGTACCGTCGATGTGGGCGCTTTTGAAGTCCAATCTCCCGCCGTCACCGGCAAAGGCTCCGTCGCCGGGATCGTCTTCAAAGACCTCAACGGCAACCGCATCCAGGACGCCGGCGAAACCGGCCTCAAGGGCTGGCTCGTCTGGGCCGACCTGAACAAGGACGGCCGGCTTAACTACAACGAGCCGCGGACCGTCACCAACTCCGCCGGCAAGTACACGCTCGCCAACGTCCCCGCCGGCTACCAGATCCTCCGGCTGGAGAAACGCGCCGGCTGGCAGCAGACCATGCCCCGCGGCGGCGGTGCCCACGGGCCGACCATCCTGACGGGCAAGCTGATCACCGGGTGGCACTTCGGCCTCAAGCCGATTCTTGGATAA